A genomic stretch from Malus domestica chromosome 15, GDT2T_hap1 includes:
- the LOC103400097 gene encoding serine/threonine-protein kinase STY46-like, producing the protein WLQIKVAELEKRVLNETELHIMHKKMMERTQDYLGHCLQVAQDNGFLNLIHNSKDIGPQPCPPSSNVATSSPNATPQFPATQPHHSSDLAAVTEQAQLNGWYIHPGEIEIDEKIGQGSTAHIYKGTWHGLEVAVKCMYPDFFETNDNGVAFFAQELDTLRRQRHPYILQLMGACLDPPNYAWVVTEFMSTTLKEWLHGPGNRRKERMIPLPPLKERVARALEIALAMQYLHGQRPMVIHRDLKPSNIFLDDAMHVRVADFGHARFLSDEEKALTGETGTYVYMAPEVIQCEPYNEKCDVYSFGILLNELITGDYPYIEKDYGPIKIAMEVVEENLRPKLADDRDGQLGELIDLICLSWNADASVRPSFAAITSSLKALQNRLFY; encoded by the exons TGGCTGCAAATTAAGGTGGCAGAGCTGGAAAAGAGAGTCCTAAATGAGACAGAGCTTCACATTATGCATAAGAAGATGATGGAAAGAACACAAGATTATCTTGGCCACTGCCTACAAGTAGCCCAAGATAATGGATTCTTGAACCTTATTCACAACTCCAAAGACATTGGCCCACAACCATGCCCTCCCTCCTCCAATGTTGCCACTTCAAGTCCAAATGCCACCCCACAATTTCCAGCAACTCAACCACACCATTCTTCTGATCTAGCAGCTGTtactgagcaagcccagctaaATGGATGGTACATCCACCCAGGAGAG ATTGAGATTGACGAAAAAATAGGGCAGGGAAGTACGGCTCACATATACAAAGGAACATGGCATGGACTTGAAGTGGCAGTGAAATGCATGTACCCTGATTTCTTTGAAACTAACGACAATGGTGTCGCATTTTTCGCTCAAGAGCTTGACACCTTACGTAGGCAGCGACATCCATACATACTTCAGCTAATGGGTGCATGCCTCGATCCTCCTAACTATGCTTGGGTGGTGACGGAGTTCATGAGCACAACACTGAAGGAGTGGCTTCACGGCCCCGGAAATAGGCGAAAAGAGAGGATGATACCACTTCCTCCGCTCAAAGAGAGGGTCGCTAGGGCATTGGAGATTGCTCTAGCCATGCAGTATCTTCATGGACAAAGGCCTATGGTGATTCATCGTGATCTCAAGCCTAGCAACATATTTTTGGACGATGCTATGCATGTACGAGTTGCAGATTTTGGTCATGCTCGGTTCTTGAGTGATGAAGAGAAGGCACTCACCGGCGAAACGG GAACTTATGTGTACATGGCACCTGAGGTCATCCAATGCGAGCCTTATAACGAAAAATGCGACGTATACAGTTTTGGGATTTTATTGAATGAGCTTATAACTGGAGATTATCCTTATATTGAGAAGGATTATGGTCCCATTAAG ATTGCAATGGAAGTTGTGGAGGAGAACCTAAGGCCAAAACTGGCTGATGATCGTGATGGGCAACTTGGGGAACTAATTgacctaatttgcctttcatGGAATGCAGATGCGTCAGTGAGACCATCCTTTGCCGCCATTACAAGCAGTTTGAAGGCTCTTCAAAACAGATTATTTTATTGA